The following proteins come from a genomic window of Novosphingobium sp. P6W:
- a CDS encoding TonB-dependent receptor encodes MNRDEDSTVDYAKLNLGFNSGAYDLGFRINVGGAITRTKLSYDQRYQEWAAASTAAQGVIGSMAGIIYDKMPSTYETPGVPYLLINREAAWDVFDANRSQFVATNQTANNAADDFTDLEAVKAGYVQALLRTDRFNVQAGVRYDATNLRVDTNEIVPGSAVYQGARRRSEYDFFLPSALATYQLNDAMRIRAGVSKTIGRPDYSQYAARTSYNVGTDGTLSISTGNPSLKPREAWNYDLSYEWYMGRGGMFSVAAFAKDIKNEIFTSSQQGPATTVDGVTYETVYISTARNASKARVKGLELSYTQDNLPFVKGLGFNANLTLLDGSFDQPMSTAAVNAGSASVRKTSGLIQQPDYIANATVFYGTGPFEARVSYNRIGRAVQSVDADTPTRDLYQAPRQQIDVQARYAMSHGIELVGQVQNLTKEPFVVRQGVGRNYVNYYFPVGRTFWLGISWKPGQ; translated from the coding sequence ATCAACCGCGACGAGGATTCGACGGTCGATTACGCCAAGCTCAATCTGGGCTTCAACAGCGGGGCCTACGATCTGGGCTTCCGCATCAACGTGGGCGGAGCGATCACGCGCACCAAGCTGAGCTACGACCAGCGCTACCAGGAATGGGCGGCGGCCAGCACAGCAGCGCAAGGCGTGATCGGCTCGATGGCAGGCATCATCTATGACAAGATGCCATCGACCTACGAAACGCCGGGCGTGCCTTATCTCCTCATCAACCGCGAAGCGGCGTGGGACGTGTTCGATGCCAACCGCAGCCAGTTCGTCGCCACGAACCAGACCGCCAACAATGCGGCGGACGACTTCACCGATCTTGAGGCTGTGAAAGCCGGCTACGTCCAGGCGCTGCTACGCACCGACCGCTTCAACGTGCAGGCGGGCGTGCGCTACGATGCCACGAACCTGCGCGTGGATACCAACGAGATCGTCCCGGGATCAGCGGTCTACCAGGGCGCGCGCCGCCGTTCGGAATACGACTTCTTCCTGCCTTCGGCTTTGGCAACGTACCAGTTGAACGATGCGATGCGCATTCGTGCCGGCGTTTCCAAGACCATCGGCCGCCCGGATTACAGCCAGTACGCTGCCCGTACCTCCTACAACGTGGGCACCGACGGCACGCTGTCGATCAGCACCGGCAACCCCAGCCTGAAACCGCGCGAGGCCTGGAATTACGACCTGTCCTACGAATGGTACATGGGGCGCGGGGGGATGTTCTCCGTCGCCGCCTTCGCGAAGGACATCAAGAACGAGATATTCACCAGCTCGCAGCAGGGCCCGGCGACGACCGTGGACGGCGTGACCTATGAAACGGTCTACATCAGCACCGCGCGCAACGCGTCGAAAGCACGGGTGAAGGGGCTGGAACTGAGTTATACGCAGGACAACCTGCCGTTCGTGAAGGGCCTGGGCTTCAATGCCAACCTGACCCTGCTCGACGGTTCTTTCGACCAGCCGATGAGCACGGCTGCGGTCAACGCTGGTTCGGCGTCGGTCCGCAAGACCAGCGGCCTGATCCAGCAGCCGGATTATATCGCCAACGCCACGGTGTTCTATGGCACTGGCCCGTTCGAGGCGCGCGTCTCGTACAACCGGATCGGCCGCGCGGTGCAGTCGGTCGATGCCGATACGCCAACGCGGGATCTGTATCAGGCGCCGCGCCAGCAGATCGATGTCCAGGCACGCTATGCGATGAGCCACGGCATCGAACTGGTGGGCCAGGTCCAGAACCTGACTAAGGAGCCGTTCGTCGTCCGCCAGGGCGTAGGCCGCAACTACGTCAACTACTACTTCCCGGTCGGTCGCACCTTCTGGCTGGGCATTTCGTGGAAGCCGGGCCAGTGA
- a CDS encoding TonB-dependent receptor plug domain-containing protein translates to MKFNRSALVGAWMAGTMLMSGAALAQDEVQSTTESGEAPANDIVVTGFRASQQSAVKAKRNAAVIMDSVAQDDVGRLPDLNIVEASRRITGVSVVGGADATKNRDIYQRATIRGLDPKYNLVTIDDVPLASPDWIFRGARLDMLPSSLVSRIDAIKTVTAQYDPHALGGQINIVSKSAFDQSGKNFFVANASGGYNDTAGKLIRKGSPSIRADATGSKVFGSEDQFGIVASVEYQRLPSTARAELPGNDVGNGWSYYTAAGAATPFPQLSTGLLVPVRNQDYFFENMRTRLSGNLKLEWRPSDRAQFSLFGGYYHDKDTETRYESLTSPSGRPTNVTATSGSFASGNIQQGLTYQPVKRDTYLIDAKGRYDLGSGLVLDGTMAHSKAQYRENRQMIKYGSGVRPGSTASTNAPAYGYSYTIVDGRPRLTLNDVAAAADPNS, encoded by the coding sequence ATGAAATTTAATCGATCGGCGCTGGTTGGCGCATGGATGGCCGGAACGATGCTGATGTCCGGTGCCGCGCTGGCGCAGGATGAGGTGCAATCGACGACGGAGAGCGGGGAAGCGCCGGCGAACGACATCGTCGTCACCGGCTTCCGCGCATCGCAGCAGTCGGCGGTAAAAGCCAAGCGCAACGCGGCCGTCATCATGGATTCCGTGGCGCAGGATGACGTCGGACGCCTTCCGGACCTAAACATCGTCGAGGCCAGCCGCCGCATCACCGGCGTTTCCGTGGTCGGCGGCGCAGATGCAACCAAGAACCGCGACATCTATCAGCGCGCGACGATCCGCGGCCTCGATCCCAAGTACAATCTGGTGACGATCGACGACGTGCCGCTGGCATCGCCTGACTGGATCTTCCGTGGCGCTCGCCTGGACATGCTGCCGTCTTCGCTGGTTTCGCGGATCGATGCTATCAAGACCGTGACGGCGCAGTACGATCCCCATGCACTGGGCGGCCAGATCAACATCGTGTCGAAGAGCGCTTTCGACCAGAGCGGCAAGAACTTCTTCGTCGCCAACGCATCGGGCGGCTACAATGACACGGCCGGAAAGCTGATCCGCAAGGGCAGCCCCTCGATCCGCGCCGATGCGACTGGCTCGAAGGTCTTCGGATCGGAAGACCAGTTCGGCATCGTCGCATCGGTCGAATACCAGCGCCTGCCGTCCACGGCACGGGCCGAATTGCCCGGCAACGATGTCGGCAATGGCTGGTCATACTATACAGCCGCCGGCGCCGCGACCCCGTTCCCGCAGCTTTCGACTGGCCTGCTGGTGCCGGTGCGCAACCAGGATTACTTCTTCGAGAACATGCGCACCCGGTTGAGCGGCAACCTGAAGCTTGAGTGGCGCCCGTCCGATCGCGCGCAGTTCTCGCTGTTCGGCGGTTACTATCACGACAAGGATACTGAAACCCGATACGAATCGCTGACCAGCCCCTCTGGCCGGCCCACGAATGTCACCGCCACCAGTGGCAGCTTCGCCTCGGGCAATATCCAGCAGGGCCTGACCTATCAGCCGGTGAAGCGTGACACGTATCTGATCGATGCGAAGGGGCGCTATGATCTGGGTAGCGGCCTGGTGCTCGATGGCACCATGGCGCATTCGAAGGCGCAGTACCGCGAAAACCGGCAGATGATCAAATACGGCTCGGGCGTGAGGCCGGGCAGCACCGCGAGTACCAACGCTCCGGCCTACGGCTACAGCTACACGATCGTCGATGGACGCCCCAGGCTTACCCTGAACGATGTTGCGGCCGCAGCCGATCCGAACAGCTAA
- the istA gene encoding IS21 family transposase: MELYLKVRLACAEGLSQRSAAKRFNVSRDTVRKMLSYSSPPGYRRQTTPARPKLDGFIATIDGWLDGDRGVPRKQHHTAKRVFDRLRQEHGFTGGYTIIKDYIREREQRSREMFVPLAHPAGDAQADFGEALVEIGGVTQKAHFFVLDLPHSDGCYVRAYPAAVAEAWVDGHVHAFAFFGAVPRSIVYDNDRCLVAKILPDGTRKRASLFSGFLSHYLIRDRYARPGKGNEKGNVEGLVGYCRRNFMVPIPKFETWEAFNLWLEEQCRKRQSDKLRGESETIGERLVRDLAAMQPLPASPFEACDQTSGRVSSQSLVRYKTNDYSVPVAWGHQEVWVRGYVDEVVIGCRSEVIARHPRCWQREEVIFQALHYLPLIEQKINALDQAAPLQGWQLPEAFETLRRLMEARMHKHGKREYVQVLRLLESFDIADLQAAVEHAVDLGAISFDAVKHLVLCRVERIPPKLDLDIYPFLPRAKVEKTIARAYLTLLSDGQKAA, translated from the coding sequence GTGGAACTCTATCTGAAGGTACGTCTGGCTTGTGCGGAAGGGCTGAGCCAGCGGAGCGCTGCAAAGCGTTTCAATGTGTCGCGCGACACGGTGCGCAAGATGTTGTCTTACTCGTCGCCACCGGGTTACCGGCGCCAGACGACGCCTGCCCGTCCAAAGCTGGACGGGTTCATCGCGACCATCGATGGCTGGCTTGATGGGGACCGTGGCGTTCCGCGCAAGCAGCACCATACGGCGAAGCGGGTTTTCGACCGCCTGCGCCAAGAGCATGGGTTCACCGGCGGCTATACGATCATCAAGGATTACATCCGGGAGCGAGAGCAGCGCAGCCGGGAGATGTTCGTGCCGCTGGCCCACCCGGCGGGCGACGCGCAGGCCGATTTCGGGGAAGCGTTGGTGGAGATTGGCGGGGTTACGCAGAAGGCGCACTTCTTCGTGCTGGATCTGCCGCACAGTGACGGGTGCTACGTCCGGGCGTATCCGGCTGCCGTGGCCGAAGCCTGGGTCGATGGTCACGTCCATGCTTTCGCCTTTTTCGGCGCGGTGCCCCGCTCAATCGTCTACGATAACGACCGCTGCCTGGTGGCGAAGATCCTGCCCGACGGTACGCGCAAGCGCGCATCGCTGTTCAGCGGGTTCCTGTCTCATTACCTGATCCGCGATCGCTACGCGCGCCCAGGCAAGGGGAACGAGAAAGGCAATGTGGAAGGGCTGGTCGGCTATTGCCGGCGCAACTTCATGGTGCCGATCCCGAAGTTTGAGACATGGGAGGCGTTCAACCTGTGGCTCGAGGAGCAGTGCCGCAAACGCCAGAGCGACAAGCTGCGCGGGGAGAGCGAGACGATCGGCGAACGCCTGGTGCGTGATCTGGCCGCGATGCAGCCCCTTCCAGCTTCGCCCTTCGAGGCTTGCGACCAGACCAGCGGACGTGTCTCGTCACAGTCCCTGGTGCGTTACAAGACCAACGACTATTCGGTGCCGGTGGCTTGGGGGCATCAGGAAGTCTGGGTCCGGGGTTATGTCGATGAGGTGGTGATCGGCTGCCGCAGCGAGGTCATCGCCCGGCATCCTCGTTGCTGGCAGCGCGAGGAGGTCATCTTCCAAGCACTCCATTATCTCCCGCTGATCGAGCAAAAGATCAATGCGCTGGATCAGGCAGCGCCGCTACAGGGATGGCAATTACCCGAAGCGTTCGAGACGCTGCGCCGATTGATGGAAGCGCGCATGCACAAGCACGGCAAGCGCGAGTATGTGCAGGTGCTGCGCCTGCTGGAGAGCTTCGATATCGCCGATCTCCAGGCGGCCGTTGAGCACGCCGTTGATCTGGGCGCCATCAGCTTCGATGCCGTCAAGCACCTGGTCCTGTGCCGGGTGGAGCGTATACCGCCCAAGCTGGACCTGGACATCTATCCGTTCCTCCCCAGGGCAAAGGTCGAGAAGACTATTGCCAGAGCCTATCTGACCCTGTTGTCTGACGGGCAGAAGGCAGCATGA
- the istB gene encoding IS21-like element ISSsp5 family helper ATPase IstB has product MSGQPPEILLAHHLKALKLPTCLREHEKLARQCAAEGVDHIRFLARLIEMEMIDRERRMVERRIKAARFPAVKSLDSFDFTAIPRLNKMQVLEMARCEWIERRENGIALGPSGTGKTHIAIGLGLAACQKGLSVGFTTAAALVSEMMEARDERRLLRFQKQMAGYKLLIIDELGFVPLSKTGAELLFELISQRYERGSTFITSNLPFEEWTETFGSERLTGALLDRLTHHVSILEMNGESYRLAHSRARKSKTNP; this is encoded by the coding sequence ATGAGCGGCCAGCCTCCCGAGATCCTGCTCGCCCACCATCTCAAGGCGCTCAAGCTGCCCACCTGCCTTCGTGAGCATGAGAAGCTGGCCCGGCAATGCGCCGCCGAAGGCGTCGACCATATCCGCTTCCTCGCCCGGCTCATCGAGATGGAGATGATCGACAGGGAGCGTCGCATGGTGGAGCGGCGCATCAAGGCGGCGCGCTTCCCCGCCGTCAAAAGCCTCGACAGCTTCGACTTCACCGCCATCCCCAGGCTCAACAAAATGCAGGTGCTCGAGATGGCGCGATGCGAATGGATCGAGCGCCGTGAGAACGGCATCGCTCTGGGTCCATCGGGCACGGGCAAAACGCATATCGCTATTGGGCTCGGATTGGCAGCATGCCAGAAGGGGCTGTCCGTCGGCTTCACCACTGCGGCCGCCCTGGTCAGCGAGATGATGGAGGCCCGTGACGAGCGACGCCTCCTGCGCTTCCAGAAACAGATGGCGGGATACAAGCTGCTCATCATCGACGAACTAGGCTTCGTGCCACTCTCCAAAACCGGCGCTGAATTGCTGTTCGAGCTGATCTCACAGCGCTACGAACGCGGCTCGACTTTCATCACCAGCAACCTGCCCTTTGAAGAATGGACCGAGACCTTCGGATCCGAGCGTCTTACCGGCGCGCTGCTGGACCGGCTGACCCATCACGTCAGCATTCTGGAGATGAATGGCGAGAGCTACCGCCTCGCCCATAGCCGCGCCCGCAAGTCCAAAACCAACCCCTGA
- a CDS encoding tyrosine-type recombinase/integrase: MAYFYSAPWPTFAPPLTSAFLQKPKGRPRTTTWLGIEHGFGIRHYATGRNVYIVQTRMAGRVATITIGPTSVITKHQAAMVARRVLAYAQVGADPAAERKRIRTAPRFDDFLDEFWRRWAPRWKPSTYHTQGVYREHYLDGAFPGIFIDALNEADVTSWFADINNRIGPGGANRVMSILSSMMNRAEAWGYRLENTNPCRAVRPNKKRRNERFLSKAELARIGVVLTEKREGDHAVRSIAATAITLILLTGCRVGEIMGLQWGDVRGNRLKLRDSKTGPRVVWLGDEARALIDALPRNSKVPWLFWNQKRRKRLRFVDYYWREFQALAGLRKVRLHDLRHTFASHAAMSKETLPMIGRLLGHSNPQSTSRYAHLDDEHLLDAAEQIGTAIERMLN; this comes from the coding sequence ATGGCCTACTTTTACTCCGCCCCGTGGCCGACTTTTGCGCCGCCGTTGACATCCGCCTTTCTCCAAAAGCCGAAGGGGCGACCGCGCACGACCACGTGGCTGGGTATCGAACATGGCTTTGGTATTCGGCACTACGCGACCGGCAGGAACGTCTACATCGTCCAGACCCGCATGGCGGGGCGCGTTGCCACAATCACCATCGGCCCCACTTCCGTCATCACCAAGCACCAGGCAGCGATGGTCGCCCGTCGCGTGCTCGCTTATGCTCAGGTTGGTGCCGATCCCGCTGCCGAGCGCAAGCGCATCCGCACGGCTCCGCGTTTCGATGACTTTCTCGATGAATTCTGGCGCCGCTGGGCGCCGCGCTGGAAGCCTTCGACCTACCATACGCAAGGCGTTTATCGTGAACACTACCTCGACGGTGCATTCCCCGGGATTTTCATCGACGCCCTGAATGAAGCAGATGTTACCAGTTGGTTTGCCGATATCAACAACCGCATCGGCCCGGGCGGCGCCAACCGCGTCATGTCGATTCTCAGCAGCATGATGAACCGCGCTGAGGCTTGGGGATACCGGCTGGAAAACACCAACCCCTGCCGGGCCGTCCGACCGAACAAAAAGCGCCGGAACGAACGGTTCTTGAGCAAGGCAGAACTGGCGCGTATCGGCGTGGTGCTGACCGAGAAGCGAGAAGGTGATCATGCCGTCAGATCAATCGCCGCTACGGCTATCACATTGATCCTGCTGACAGGTTGCCGGGTCGGCGAGATCATGGGCCTGCAATGGGGCGATGTCCGGGGAAATCGGCTCAAGTTGCGCGATAGCAAGACCGGCCCGCGGGTTGTCTGGCTGGGCGATGAGGCTCGCGCGCTAATCGACGCACTGCCAAGGAATTCCAAGGTGCCCTGGCTGTTCTGGAATCAGAAGCGGCGCAAGCGCTTGCGGTTCGTGGATTATTATTGGCGGGAGTTTCAGGCACTGGCAGGACTGCGAAAAGTCAGGCTACACGATCTACGGCACACGTTCGCAAGCCACGCCGCCATGAGCAAGGAGACGTTGCCCATGATCGGGCGCCTGCTCGGGCACAGCAATCCGCAGTCTACGTCTCGCTACGCCCATCTTGATGACGAGCATTTGCTCGATGCAGCAGAGCAGATCGGCACTGCCATCGAGCGGATGCTGAACTAA
- a CDS encoding Fic family protein yields the protein MRWNWQLIDWPNFGFDPTCLRAVEERFLRGSGVVVGTMHHLDGDARQGLVIELISQEMVESSAIEGEVLDRASVQSSIARQLGFVADKRRSNPAEAGAAELMADLYRRYAEPLTDNLLFDWHRMLMNGRRDLADIGAYRTHADPMQIVSGVLYAPRVHFEAPPSDRVPAEMARFVTWFNDSSPRGKAPLPAITRAAIAHLWFETIHPFEDGNGRLGRAIAEKALAQSLEAPTLTALAATIHRRKKAYYAELQRASQSNQVDPWMSWFSDIVLEAQGRTIETINFLIEKTRLLDRLKGKINPRQEKALIRMMAEGLDGFAGGLSAQNYRTITDAASATATRDLADLVELGALERIGERRYARYHLKIPTAMKPAIVDIAEQ from the coding sequence ATGCGGTGGAACTGGCAACTCATAGACTGGCCAAATTTTGGCTTCGACCCCACTTGCCTGCGAGCAGTCGAGGAGCGATTCCTGAGAGGCTCCGGAGTCGTAGTCGGCACCATGCACCATCTCGATGGAGATGCCCGTCAAGGGCTAGTGATTGAGCTGATCTCTCAGGAAATGGTGGAAAGTTCGGCCATCGAAGGAGAGGTTCTGGACCGAGCCAGCGTGCAATCGTCCATTGCCCGTCAACTTGGCTTTGTCGCGGACAAGCGCCGCTCGAATCCTGCGGAAGCGGGCGCCGCAGAGCTCATGGCGGACCTCTATCGTCGCTACGCGGAACCGCTCACCGATAATCTGCTGTTCGATTGGCACAGGATGCTGATGAATGGCCGCCGCGATCTCGCGGACATCGGCGCCTATCGTACCCACGCGGATCCTATGCAGATCGTGTCGGGCGTATTGTACGCGCCGCGCGTTCATTTCGAGGCGCCTCCGTCTGATAGGGTGCCGGCAGAAATGGCGCGGTTCGTCACGTGGTTCAATGATAGCTCTCCGCGTGGCAAAGCCCCGCTGCCAGCCATCACGCGCGCGGCGATTGCGCACCTGTGGTTCGAGACGATCCATCCGTTTGAAGACGGCAACGGCCGCCTCGGTCGCGCGATCGCGGAAAAGGCTCTGGCACAAAGCCTGGAGGCGCCGACGCTGACGGCGCTCGCTGCCACAATCCACCGCCGCAAGAAAGCCTATTACGCTGAATTGCAGCGCGCCAGTCAGAGCAACCAGGTCGATCCTTGGATGTCCTGGTTTTCCGATATCGTTCTGGAGGCCCAGGGCCGCACCATCGAGACCATCAACTTCCTGATCGAAAAGACCCGTCTGCTCGATCGCTTGAAAGGCAAGATCAATCCCCGCCAGGAAAAGGCGCTCATTCGCATGATGGCTGAAGGGCTGGACGGCTTCGCCGGGGGTCTCAGCGCGCAAAACTATCGGACGATCACAGATGCCGCTTCAGCAACGGCGACACGTGACCTGGCCGACCTTGTCGAACTTGGTGCTTTGGAGAGGATCGGCGAAAGACGCTATGCCCGCTATCACCTGAAGATCCCCACGGCCATGAAGCCAGCCATCGTCGATATCGCTGAACAGTGA
- a CDS encoding IS256 family transposase: MTEDRMALVELIEQGADSDLVREMLAFAAERMMDLEIEAKTGVPCGSRSPERLNHRNGYRERGWDTRAGRIDLAIPKLRKGSYFPSFLEPRRTAEKALAAVIQEAYVHGVSTRSVDDLVKAMGASGVSKSQVSRLVAEIDERVNAFLTRPIEGEWPYLWIDATYLKEREGGRIVSTAAIIAVGVNTDGRREVLGVATGPSEAEPFWKAFLRSLADRGLRGVKLVISDDHKGLRAAASKVFAATQQRCRVHWMRNAFAHAAPKQRPAVIAMIKTIFAQETAEAAHQQWDQVADALREKFPKLADMMDASREDVLAYMAFPKDHWAQIASTNSLERVNKEIKRRADVIGIFPNDAAVVRLVGALMLEQNDEWAVSRRYMTLETLGSVSHNPIVSLPALAA, from the coding sequence ATGACCGAGGACAGAATGGCCCTTGTCGAGCTGATTGAGCAAGGGGCTGATAGCGATTTGGTGCGTGAGATGCTGGCTTTCGCCGCGGAGCGCATGATGGATCTGGAGATCGAGGCGAAGACGGGCGTGCCTTGCGGATCACGCAGCCCGGAGCGGCTGAACCACCGCAACGGCTACCGCGAGCGCGGTTGGGATACGCGAGCTGGCCGGATTGATCTGGCAATCCCGAAGCTGCGCAAAGGCAGTTACTTCCCGAGCTTCCTGGAGCCACGCCGCACTGCCGAGAAGGCCTTGGCGGCAGTGATCCAGGAAGCCTACGTCCACGGCGTTTCGACCCGTTCGGTCGACGATCTGGTCAAGGCTATGGGCGCCAGCGGTGTGTCAAAGAGCCAGGTCAGCCGTTTGGTTGCCGAGATAGACGAGCGGGTGAATGCCTTCCTTACGCGGCCCATTGAAGGTGAGTGGCCCTATCTATGGATCGACGCCACCTACCTCAAAGAGCGCGAGGGCGGACGGATTGTCTCGACGGCGGCGATAATCGCGGTGGGCGTCAACACCGATGGCCGGCGCGAGGTTCTGGGCGTAGCCACCGGCCCGTCGGAAGCCGAACCCTTCTGGAAAGCCTTCCTGCGCTCGCTGGCGGATCGCGGCCTGCGAGGTGTGAAGCTGGTCATCTCCGACGATCACAAAGGGCTGCGCGCCGCGGCCAGCAAGGTATTTGCCGCAACCCAGCAGCGCTGTCGGGTGCACTGGATGCGCAACGCGTTTGCCCATGCCGCGCCGAAACAACGACCCGCTGTCATTGCTATGATCAAGACCATCTTCGCGCAGGAAACGGCCGAGGCAGCGCACCAGCAGTGGGACCAAGTTGCTGATGCCCTGCGCGAGAAGTTTCCAAAGCTGGCCGACATGATGGACGCATCACGCGAAGACGTGCTCGCCTACATGGCCTTCCCCAAGGATCATTGGGCGCAGATCGCGTCCACCAACTCGCTGGAAAGGGTCAACAAGGAGATCAAGCGAAGGGCCGACGTGATCGGCATATTCCCGAATGACGCTGCCGTCGTTCGTCTCGTCGGAGCGCTCATGCTGGAGCAGAACGATGAGTGGGCGGTATCGCGCCGCTACATGACACTGGAAACTCTCGGCTCGGTGAGCCATAACCCTATTGTCAGCTTGCCAGCACTGGCCGCCTGA
- a CDS encoding class II aldolase/adducin family protein — translation MTPNEKPVAGRRTAIAAILAAAAMSLAPRALMAQGSKPVMAIDRAILDVVIANRILANQDVVDAYGHVSMRHPNDPQRFLLSRSRSPEQVEPVDIVQFNLDGTPVDPATGPFYIERFIHAAIYAARPDVNAVVHAHAAEVLPFTISKTPMQPVIQNSGVVGSHVSTWDSRTRYGDTNLLVGDIQMGRDLAKTLGEDHVVLMRGHGFAAAGRNLIEVLRMAIYLRLNAKVLIEALKLGPVVALSEGEISKIASVSPDAPELQRAWIYWATKAGCADFLGIVGR, via the coding sequence ATGACGCCGAACGAAAAACCAGTCGCCGGTCGTCGGACCGCAATTGCTGCGATCCTTGCCGCTGCGGCCATGAGCCTCGCGCCGCGTGCGCTGATGGCACAGGGCTCCAAGCCGGTGATGGCGATCGACCGTGCGATACTGGATGTAGTCATTGCCAATCGGATCCTCGCGAACCAAGACGTTGTCGATGCGTACGGCCATGTCAGCATGCGGCATCCAAATGATCCTCAGCGTTTCCTGCTTTCTAGGTCGCGCAGCCCGGAACAGGTCGAGCCAGTTGACATCGTCCAGTTCAATCTGGATGGCACGCCCGTCGATCCCGCAACCGGTCCGTTCTATATCGAACGATTTATCCATGCGGCGATCTACGCTGCGCGCCCCGATGTGAACGCCGTCGTTCACGCCCATGCTGCAGAAGTGCTCCCGTTCACCATCTCCAAGACGCCGATGCAGCCTGTCATCCAGAACTCCGGCGTGGTTGGCTCCCACGTGTCCACCTGGGACAGCCGCACACGATATGGAGATACCAATCTCCTCGTTGGCGATATTCAGATGGGTAGAGACCTGGCGAAGACCCTCGGCGAGGACCACGTGGTATTAATGCGCGGACATGGTTTCGCAGCTGCTGGCCGCAATTTGATCGAAGTCCTGCGCATGGCAATTTACCTTCGGTTGAATGCGAAGGTCTTGATCGAAGCCCTGAAGCTTGGCCCGGTCGTCGCTCTTTCTGAAGGTGAGATCAGCAAGATCGCCAGCGTTTCGCCAGACGCTCCCGAACTCCAGCGTGCTTGGATTTACTGGGCGACAAAGGCAGGCTGCGCCGATTTTCTAGGCATCGTTGGCCGCTGA
- a CDS encoding cytochrome c family protein, with translation MKTKIIRVGLGLTFAIAPIAVAQTKGNIQRGRQVFTQCAVCHSLDGTAKIGPSLRGIYGRKAGALAGYGYSPAMKASGVNWDNATLDAFLQAPRRTVPGNRMPFPGMGNAQDRQDVVAYLATAK, from the coding sequence ATGAAAACCAAAATAATCCGAGTCGGGCTCGGCCTGACCTTCGCCATTGCGCCGATTGCGGTTGCGCAAACTAAAGGGAATATACAACGAGGACGCCAGGTCTTTACGCAGTGTGCTGTTTGTCACTCGCTTGATGGAACCGCCAAGATCGGGCCCAGCCTGCGTGGCATCTACGGCAGGAAAGCCGGGGCGCTGGCAGGCTACGGCTACTCCCCAGCGATGAAGGCATCGGGCGTGAATTGGGATAATGCTACGCTGGACGCCTTCCTCCAGGCACCCCGGCGAACGGTGCCGGGTAATAGGATGCCTTTCCCGGGCATGGGCAACGCACAAGACCGCCAAGATGTTGTCGCTTACCTCGCCACGGCCAAGTAG